The following proteins come from a genomic window of Corynebacterium sp. P4-C1:
- a CDS encoding YifB family Mg chelatase-like AAA ATPase, whose amino-acid sequence MPLASTFSATVEGVGAHCVTVEANVGPGLPGMHIVGLGDKAVGESRDRIRTAVANSTLPWPRTKIMVSLSPANLPKAGSQFDLAAALAVLASMDPRAERRLKRSLIVGELGLGGQLRRVDGILQIILEALHGDERTGIEHVIIPAGNAHEAALVGHPAVKIAGSLTDAWHWAVGERELPGLETVSHTVHPVHVPDFRDIVGQEHERRAMEIAAAGGHHVLMIGSPGSGKSMLAERLPSILPDLTPQQVVEATAIHSISGNSTGEVIMQAPFVAPHPSLGRAALIGGGSGIPRPGAVSHAHHGVLFLDEVSEIDAHTLDALRVPLEKGEVRLTRARREVVYPANFQLVMAANPCRCGVDNAAKCTCRSSERATYLRNLSGPLRDRIDISLTTTSVGALVTNGDNESSAAIAERVLAARDRARRRWSQAGLPATTNSRVPGAVLRRHFPADEDGMGVIGKALSDGIITQRGVDRLLRLAWTVADLGGVDKPRLAEVMDALDLRATQHAEVMA is encoded by the coding sequence ATGCCGCTTGCTAGCACCTTCTCCGCCACCGTCGAGGGCGTCGGCGCGCACTGCGTCACCGTTGAAGCCAACGTCGGGCCCGGACTGCCCGGCATGCACATCGTGGGCTTGGGTGACAAGGCCGTCGGTGAATCGCGCGACCGCATCCGCACAGCCGTGGCCAACTCGACGCTGCCGTGGCCCCGGACCAAGATCATGGTGTCGCTCTCGCCCGCTAACCTGCCCAAGGCCGGCTCCCAATTCGATCTGGCCGCAGCGTTGGCGGTGCTCGCGAGCATGGACCCGCGCGCCGAACGCCGATTGAAGCGCAGCCTCATCGTCGGCGAGCTCGGCCTCGGCGGGCAGCTACGGCGGGTCGACGGGATCCTCCAGATCATCCTCGAAGCCCTCCACGGCGACGAGCGGACGGGGATCGAGCACGTCATCATTCCCGCCGGCAACGCCCACGAAGCTGCCCTGGTCGGGCATCCAGCGGTGAAGATCGCCGGCAGTCTCACCGACGCGTGGCACTGGGCGGTCGGGGAGCGCGAATTGCCCGGGCTCGAAACAGTGAGCCACACAGTCCACCCCGTCCACGTTCCCGATTTCCGCGACATCGTGGGCCAGGAGCATGAGCGCCGCGCTATGGAGATCGCCGCAGCCGGGGGACACCACGTGCTCATGATCGGTTCGCCAGGCTCCGGGAAATCCATGCTCGCCGAGCGCCTCCCGTCGATCCTGCCGGACCTTACGCCCCAGCAGGTCGTGGAGGCCACAGCCATCCACTCCATCTCCGGAAACTCAACGGGGGAGGTGATCATGCAGGCCCCGTTCGTCGCCCCGCACCCGTCGCTGGGGCGCGCCGCCCTCATCGGAGGCGGCTCGGGAATACCGCGTCCCGGTGCTGTCAGCCACGCCCACCACGGTGTGCTCTTCCTCGACGAAGTCAGCGAGATCGACGCCCACACCCTCGACGCACTGCGCGTCCCGCTGGAAAAGGGCGAGGTGCGCCTGACACGCGCGCGCCGGGAGGTGGTCTACCCGGCTAATTTCCAGCTCGTCATGGCGGCGAATCCGTGCCGCTGCGGAGTGGACAACGCCGCGAAGTGCACGTGCCGGTCCTCCGAGCGGGCCACATACCTGCGCAACCTGTCGGGTCCGCTCCGCGACCGCATCGACATCAGCCTGACCACCACATCCGTCGGTGCGTTGGTGACCAACGGTGACAACGAATCCTCCGCCGCCATCGCTGAGCGGGTCCTCGCCGCGCGTGACAGGGCGCGGCGGCGCTGGTCCCAGGCAGGACTTCCGGCCACCACCAACTCCCGCGTCCCCGGAGCTGTCCTGCGCAGACACTTCCCGGCCGACGAGGATGGCATGGGAGTGATCGGCAAAGCACTCAGCGACGGCATCATCACCCAGCGCGGCGTCGATCGGCTCCTGCGGTTGGCGTGGACGGTGGCGGACCTCGGGGGCGTCGATAAGCCGCGTCTCGCCGAGGTAATGGACGCCCTCGACCTGCGCGCCACACAGCACGCGGAGGTGATGGCATGA
- the dprA gene encoding DNA-processing protein DprA: MSTLESWAYLNRVVEGPNRHVLALLDAGRTPDELAHAIRTRASWLGELGPATETRYTWDQPAEDLAIAEEHGYTLLTPDSPEWPREAIEASFGAALAGASKSDGALPSDAYAPHGLWVRGNTNLAQLFARAAGIVGTRAASSYGHHAAADLCRGLTRHQHTIVSGGALGIDTVAHTTTLDAGGATVVVAACGAGQTYPRRNEQLFDRIAASGGAVITEYPPGATPDRHRFLTRNRLVAALTQGTVVVEAAFRSGALNTLKWVEAFNRVAMAVPGPILGPGSLGTNLAIRDGRASMVLSADDAHEQLSAIGTSDVDGQYEIDFAADAVQRLSRNELRVYDALPLADTGGLEAAEIAAACGFTIGLTVHLLMDLSGKGLVSRKGQLWERSDRERAS; encoded by the coding sequence ATGAGCACCCTCGAATCCTGGGCATACCTCAACCGCGTCGTCGAGGGACCGAACCGCCACGTGCTCGCGCTTCTCGACGCCGGACGAACCCCCGACGAACTCGCCCACGCCATCCGCACCCGCGCCAGCTGGCTCGGCGAGCTCGGTCCCGCCACCGAAACCCGCTACACCTGGGACCAGCCGGCCGAAGACCTCGCCATCGCCGAAGAACACGGCTACACCCTGCTCACACCCGACTCACCGGAATGGCCGCGCGAGGCCATCGAGGCATCATTCGGGGCGGCGTTGGCGGGGGCGTCGAAAAGCGATGGTGCTCTACCGTCCGACGCATACGCCCCGCACGGACTGTGGGTGCGCGGCAACACGAACCTCGCGCAACTTTTCGCCCGGGCCGCCGGAATCGTGGGCACCCGTGCCGCGTCCTCGTACGGACACCACGCCGCCGCCGACCTGTGCCGGGGGCTGACGCGCCACCAGCACACCATTGTCTCTGGCGGGGCGCTCGGCATCGACACCGTCGCCCACACGACGACCCTCGACGCCGGGGGAGCCACTGTCGTCGTCGCCGCGTGCGGCGCCGGGCAGACCTACCCCCGGCGCAACGAGCAGCTCTTCGACCGCATCGCCGCCTCCGGGGGCGCCGTCATCACCGAATACCCGCCAGGAGCTACGCCGGACCGCCACCGCTTCCTCACCCGCAACCGCCTCGTCGCCGCACTGACGCAGGGAACCGTCGTCGTGGAAGCGGCGTTCCGGTCCGGCGCGCTCAACACCCTAAAATGGGTCGAGGCGTTCAACCGCGTCGCCATGGCCGTGCCCGGCCCCATCCTCGGACCCGGCTCCCTGGGCACCAACCTCGCCATCCGCGACGGCCGGGCCTCCATGGTGCTCAGCGCCGACGATGCCCACGAGCAGCTCAGCGCAATCGGCACCTCCGACGTCGACGGCCAATACGAGATCGACTTCGCCGCCGATGCCGTGCAGCGACTCTCCCGCAACGAACTCCGCGTCTACGACGCCCTGCCGCTCGCCGACACGGGAGGGCTCGAAGCGGCCGAGATCGCCGCGGCCTGCGGGTTCACCATCGGACTGACCGTCCATCTGCTCATGGACCTCTCCGGGAAGGGCCTGGTATCCCGGAAAGGGCAGCTGTGGGAACGCAGCGACCGGGAAAGGGCCTCGTAA
- a CDS encoding tyrosine recombinase XerC yields the protein MAQLEAAIDDFADYALLVKGRSPATVKGYRSDLRTLVPFAGTFADFTLPTLRAWLADALRAGLARSTMARRTAAVRAFSTWAYERGHLDSDVAARLATPQVNRHLPDVVTPARAEQLVEAEINADAASPEAARDRAMLELLYATGMRVAELTGLDTGDIDASRRLARVTGKGNKQRVVPFGDNAAAAIDTWLARRGELLNNGAGSSAAASADATKALFLGSRGGRIDQRQVRRVVERAAQRTGDSDLSPHALRHSAATHMLEGGADLRVVQELLGHSSLQTTQIYTHVSAQRLKSVYDRAHPRA from the coding sequence ATGGCTCAGCTCGAAGCGGCGATTGACGATTTCGCCGACTACGCCCTGCTCGTCAAAGGACGCTCGCCGGCCACGGTGAAGGGCTACCGCAGCGACCTGCGCACGCTGGTGCCCTTCGCCGGGACATTCGCCGACTTCACGCTGCCCACCCTGCGCGCCTGGCTGGCGGACGCGCTCCGCGCCGGGCTCGCCCGCTCCACGATGGCGCGGCGCACGGCCGCGGTACGGGCCTTCTCCACGTGGGCGTACGAGCGCGGGCACCTCGATTCCGATGTCGCCGCGCGACTCGCCACCCCCCAGGTCAACCGCCACCTTCCCGACGTGGTCACGCCCGCGCGCGCCGAGCAGCTCGTCGAGGCGGAGATCAACGCCGACGCTGCCTCGCCCGAAGCGGCTCGCGACCGCGCGATGCTCGAGCTCCTCTATGCCACGGGCATGCGTGTCGCGGAGCTCACCGGCCTCGACACCGGAGATATCGATGCCTCCCGGCGCCTCGCCCGCGTGACAGGCAAGGGCAACAAGCAGCGCGTCGTGCCTTTCGGCGACAACGCGGCCGCAGCTATCGACACCTGGCTCGCCCGCCGCGGCGAACTCCTCAACAACGGCGCGGGTAGCTCTGCGGCTGCGTCGGCAGATGCCACAAAGGCGCTGTTCCTCGGCTCCCGAGGCGGGCGTATCGACCAGCGCCAAGTGCGCCGGGTCGTGGAGCGCGCAGCGCAGCGCACCGGCGACAGCGACCTAAGCCCCCACGCCCTACGCCACAGCGCCGCCACCCACATGCTCGAGGGAGGAGCGGACCTGCGCGTGGTGCAGGAGCTGCTCGGGCATTCGTCGCTGCAGACGACGCAGATCTACACCCACGTCTCAGCGCAGCGGCTCAAGAGCGTGTACGACCGTGCGCATCCACGGGCTTGA
- a CDS encoding M23 family metallopeptidase: MNTSRLRAAPLPRSAFLLLSIFLPLAAFAAGAGAGPAAAYVDPTTGSPTAAHVTRSADIPEHNWLAGHRGVDLAARTGQDILAAEDGVVAFTGVVAGVPVLSVDHADGIRTTYQPVHATVKVGDEVEEGEVIGRLAPSSGGHDGLHWGARTGPDAYINPLTLLDAPQIRLKPVDAHGRTRS, from the coding sequence ATGAACACTTCCCGTTTACGTGCTGCTCCCCTTCCCCGTTCCGCGTTCCTCCTGCTGTCCATATTCCTTCCGCTCGCCGCCTTCGCCGCCGGGGCCGGGGCCGGTCCCGCGGCCGCGTACGTCGACCCGACAACCGGTTCACCGACGGCGGCGCATGTCACCCGTTCCGCCGACATCCCAGAGCACAATTGGCTGGCCGGCCACCGCGGCGTGGATCTGGCCGCCCGGACGGGACAGGACATTCTTGCTGCGGAGGACGGTGTCGTCGCTTTCACCGGGGTGGTCGCGGGCGTGCCGGTGCTGTCGGTGGATCACGCCGACGGCATCCGCACCACCTACCAGCCTGTCCACGCGACGGTCAAGGTGGGCGACGAGGTAGAGGAGGGAGAGGTGATCGGGCGATTGGCACCGTCGTCGGGCGGTCACGACGGGCTTCACTGGGGTGCGCGCACGGGTCCGGATGCGTACATCAATCCGCTCACGCTTCTCGACGCTCCCCAGATCCGCCTCAAGCCCGTGGATGCGCACGGTCGTACACGCTCTTGA
- the rpsB gene encoding 30S ribosomal protein S2, with translation MAVVTMRELLDAGVHFGHQTRRWNPKMRRFIFTDRNGIYIIDLQQTLTYIDEAYEFVKETVAHGGTILFVGTKKQAQEPVQEEADRVGMPYVNHRWLGGMLTNFQTVSKRLARMKELQAMDAAEDGYAGRGKKEVLMLTRERTKLERVLGGISDMTKTPSALWIVDTNKEHIAVSEAQKLRIPVVAILDTNCDPDLVDYPIPGNDDAIRSVKLLTHIVGEAVVAGKQQREERQLAKAREAAGDAPAAEANEAASEAPAEKAAQPETPAAEAAEKTAAPADKAAAEAVKNVDSAKNDVDPV, from the coding sequence ATGGCAGTCGTAACCATGCGTGAACTCCTCGACGCCGGTGTGCACTTCGGCCACCAGACGCGTCGTTGGAACCCGAAGATGCGCCGCTTCATCTTCACCGACCGTAACGGCATCTACATCATCGACCTGCAGCAGACGCTGACCTACATCGATGAGGCATACGAATTCGTCAAGGAGACCGTCGCCCACGGCGGCACCATCCTGTTCGTCGGCACCAAGAAGCAGGCCCAGGAGCCGGTCCAGGAAGAGGCCGACCGCGTGGGCATGCCGTACGTCAACCACCGCTGGCTCGGTGGCATGCTGACCAACTTCCAGACCGTGTCCAAGCGCCTCGCCCGCATGAAGGAGCTGCAGGCCATGGACGCAGCCGAGGACGGCTACGCAGGCCGCGGCAAGAAGGAAGTCCTGATGCTCACCCGCGAGCGCACCAAGCTCGAGCGCGTCCTGGGCGGCATCTCCGATATGACCAAGACCCCGTCCGCGCTGTGGATCGTCGACACCAACAAGGAGCACATCGCTGTCTCCGAGGCGCAGAAGCTGCGCATCCCGGTCGTCGCAATCCTGGACACCAACTGCGACCCGGACCTCGTCGACTACCCGATCCCGGGCAACGACGACGCCATCCGCTCCGTGAAGCTGCTCACCCACATCGTGGGCGAGGCAGTCGTCGCCGGCAAGCAGCAGCGCGAGGAGCGCCAGCTGGCCAAGGCTCGCGAGGCCGCTGGTGACGCACCGGCAGCCGAGGCCAACGAGGCCGCTTCCGAGGCCCCAGCCGAGAAGGCAGCCCAGCCGGAGACCCCGGCAGCTGAGGCGGCAGAGAAGACCGCCGCACCGGCCGACAAGGCTGCTGCCGAGGCTGTCAAGAACGTCGACTCCGCCAAGAACGACGTCGACCCGGTCTAA
- the tsf gene encoding translation elongation factor Ts, with protein sequence MANYTAADVKKLRETTGSGMLDCKKALEESAGDFEKAVEILRIKGAKDVGKRAERNALEGLVAVSGSTIIEINSETDFVAKNDEFKQLADDVAAGAAAVKANTPEELANADVKGQTAAEAVQALSAKIGEKLELRRAATIEGDKVEVYLHQKAADLPPAVGVLVAYTGDNAEAAHQVALQIAAMKARYLSKDSIPAEVVEKERAVQEEITRSEGKPEAAIEKIVEGRLGGFFKDVALLEQPSLADSKKTVRQYAEENGIEVTDFIRYEVGQQ encoded by the coding sequence ATGGCGAACTACACCGCTGCAGACGTGAAGAAGCTGCGCGAAACCACCGGTTCCGGCATGCTCGACTGCAAGAAGGCTCTGGAGGAATCCGCTGGCGATTTCGAGAAGGCCGTTGAGATCCTGCGCATCAAGGGTGCGAAGGACGTGGGCAAGCGCGCTGAGCGCAACGCTCTCGAGGGCTTGGTTGCAGTGTCGGGCAGTACGATCATCGAGATCAACTCCGAGACGGACTTCGTGGCTAAGAACGACGAGTTCAAGCAGCTTGCCGACGACGTTGCAGCCGGCGCCGCCGCCGTCAAGGCCAATACTCCGGAGGAGCTCGCTAACGCCGACGTCAAGGGCCAGACCGCCGCTGAGGCTGTTCAGGCTCTGTCCGCGAAGATCGGCGAGAAGCTGGAGCTGCGCCGCGCCGCCACCATCGAGGGCGACAAGGTCGAGGTGTACCTGCACCAGAAGGCCGCTGATCTTCCGCCGGCAGTCGGCGTGCTCGTCGCCTACACCGGTGATAACGCTGAGGCCGCGCACCAGGTTGCCCTGCAGATCGCGGCTATGAAGGCCCGTTACCTGTCCAAGGACTCCATCCCGGCTGAGGTCGTCGAGAAGGAGCGCGCGGTCCAGGAGGAGATCACCCGCAGCGAGGGCAAGCCGGAGGCGGCTATCGAGAAGATCGTCGAGGGTCGCCTGGGCGGCTTCTTCAAGGATGTCGCTCTGCTCGAGCAGCCGTCGCTGGCGGACTCCAAGAAGACCGTCCGCCAGTACGCCGAGGAGAACGGCATCGAGGTCACGGACTTCATCCGCTACGAGGTCGGCCAGCAGTAA
- the pyrH gene encoding UMP kinase: MLKLGGEMFGGGNVGIDPDVVENVAKQIAEVASQGTEVAVVIGGGNFFRGAQLSQRGMDRARSDYMGMLGTVMNCLALQDFLQQLGVDCRVQTAINMAQIAEPYLPLRASRHLEKGRVVIFGAGMGMPYFSTDTTAAQRALEIGCEVLLMAKAVDGVYSDDPRTNPDAEFYSEISPREAIEKGLKVADATAFSLCMDNHMPILVFNLLKEGNIARAVSGEQIGTLVQ, from the coding sequence ATGCTGAAGCTGGGAGGCGAGATGTTCGGCGGCGGCAACGTCGGCATCGACCCTGATGTGGTGGAGAATGTGGCGAAGCAGATCGCCGAGGTTGCCAGCCAGGGCACCGAGGTCGCGGTGGTCATCGGCGGCGGCAATTTCTTCCGCGGCGCGCAGTTGTCCCAGCGCGGCATGGACCGTGCGCGCTCGGATTACATGGGCATGCTCGGCACGGTGATGAACTGTCTGGCTTTGCAGGATTTCCTGCAGCAGCTGGGGGTGGACTGCCGTGTGCAGACCGCCATCAACATGGCGCAGATCGCGGAGCCGTACCTTCCGCTGCGTGCTTCCCGCCACTTGGAGAAGGGGCGCGTCGTCATCTTCGGCGCCGGCATGGGCATGCCGTATTTCTCTACCGACACCACTGCGGCCCAGCGCGCCTTGGAGATCGGGTGCGAGGTGCTGCTCATGGCCAAGGCCGTGGACGGCGTGTACTCCGATGACCCGCGCACCAACCCTGACGCAGAGTTCTACAGCGAGATCAGCCCGCGCGAGGCCATCGAGAAGGGCCTGAAGGTCGCGGATGCCACTGCTTTCAGCCTGTGCATGGACAACCACATGCCGATTCTGGTGTTCAACCTGCTCAAGGAAGGCAATATCGCACGTGCGGTGTCCGGCGAGCAGATCGGTACCCTCGTCCAGTAG